The following are from one region of the Streptomyces decoyicus genome:
- a CDS encoding ArnT family glycosyltransferase, whose translation MTPPPSGTPAQPSYPSPLTPQERGPASVVVPQTPGAAAQPAQPRWARPALLALLLVTAVLYLWSLSASGYANQFYSAAVQAGSESWKAFFFGSSDAANSITVDKPPAALWPMALSVRLFGLGSWAILVPEALMGVATVGVLHGAVRRRFGAGAGLLAGGALAVTPVAALMFRFNNPDALLCLLMVCAIAAVLRALDDGRTKWLVLAGVCFGLGFLTKTLQAWLILPALAVVYVCCAPVALRRRFGQLLVAGLAIVVSGGWWVAIVELWPASSRPYIGGSQHNSFLELTFGYNGFGRITGNETGSVGGGGGRPGAGGGGWGETGITRLFSSDMGGQISWLLPAALILLVAGVWVLRRARRATAAEQAGQRAEFLVWGGALLTTFATFSFMSGIFHQYYNIALAPYIAALVGMGSALLWRRGGRVASLVPAATVAVTAGWSYVLLGRSPEWLPWLRWTVLAVGLVAAVGLLLPVRAGASVRDGEPVGDRGPVGDGEPVRDKESVRAGASATAGAPLRAGRRVAVLAAGLGVVTALAGPLAYTLNTVDTPKGGSIITAGPSVRGGMGGPGGGFPGGRPPGMWRGTNGGTAGGAPGGGQGGQGAGGPQGTNQATRQGNNQPGNRVGNQPNNRGRLPGQGAGRPGFPGGAGGPGGLGERGAGRMGGMGGLLNGSKVSDRAKALLEKDAGDYTWAAAAIGAQNAASYQLATQKPVMAIGGFNGSDPSPTLAQFQAYVADGKIHYFIAGGRGGPGGGQGGGQGGSSKITAWVTKTFKKVTVGSATFYDLTRKA comes from the coding sequence ATGACCCCGCCCCCCTCCGGTACGCCGGCCCAGCCGTCGTATCCGTCGCCCCTCACGCCACAGGAGAGAGGGCCGGCGTCGGTCGTTGTCCCCCAGACGCCCGGGGCCGCGGCACAGCCCGCGCAGCCGCGCTGGGCGCGGCCCGCTCTGCTGGCGTTGTTGCTGGTCACGGCCGTGCTCTACCTCTGGAGCCTGTCCGCGTCCGGTTATGCCAACCAGTTCTACTCGGCCGCCGTACAGGCCGGCAGCGAGAGCTGGAAGGCGTTCTTCTTCGGCTCCTCCGACGCGGCGAACTCCATCACCGTCGACAAGCCGCCGGCCGCGCTGTGGCCGATGGCGCTGTCCGTACGGCTCTTCGGGCTCGGCTCGTGGGCGATCCTGGTGCCCGAGGCGCTGATGGGGGTCGCGACCGTCGGGGTGCTCCACGGGGCCGTACGGCGTCGGTTCGGCGCGGGGGCGGGGCTGCTGGCCGGCGGGGCGCTGGCCGTCACGCCGGTCGCGGCGCTGATGTTCCGGTTCAACAATCCCGATGCGCTGCTGTGTCTGCTGATGGTCTGTGCGATCGCCGCCGTGCTGCGGGCCCTGGACGACGGCCGTACGAAGTGGCTGGTGCTGGCCGGTGTCTGCTTCGGCCTGGGCTTTCTGACCAAGACGCTCCAGGCGTGGCTGATCCTGCCGGCGCTCGCCGTGGTCTACGTCTGCTGTGCGCCGGTGGCGCTGCGCCGGCGGTTCGGTCAGCTGCTGGTCGCCGGCCTGGCGATCGTGGTGTCCGGCGGCTGGTGGGTGGCGATCGTCGAGCTGTGGCCCGCGTCCTCGCGTCCGTACATCGGCGGCTCGCAGCACAACAGCTTCCTGGAGCTGACCTTCGGCTACAACGGCTTCGGACGGATCACCGGTAATGAGACCGGCAGCGTCGGCGGGGGCGGCGGCCGGCCCGGGGCCGGTGGTGGCGGATGGGGAGAGACCGGCATCACCCGGCTGTTCTCGTCCGACATGGGCGGGCAGATCTCCTGGCTGCTGCCTGCCGCGCTGATCCTGCTGGTCGCGGGGGTGTGGGTGCTGCGGCGGGCCCGGCGGGCGACCGCCGCCGAACAGGCCGGGCAGCGGGCGGAGTTCCTGGTGTGGGGCGGTGCGCTGCTGACGACCTTCGCGACCTTCAGCTTCATGTCCGGGATCTTCCATCAGTACTACAACATCGCGCTGGCCCCGTATATCGCGGCGCTGGTCGGGATGGGCTCGGCGCTGCTGTGGCGGCGCGGCGGGCGGGTCGCCTCGCTCGTGCCGGCCGCGACGGTCGCGGTGACCGCCGGATGGTCGTACGTGCTGCTGGGCCGGTCGCCGGAGTGGCTGCCGTGGCTGCGCTGGACGGTGTTGGCCGTCGGCCTGGTGGCGGCGGTGGGGCTGCTGCTGCCGGTACGGGCGGGAGCTTCGGTGCGGGACGGGGAGCCCGTGGGGGACAGGGGGCCTGTGGGGGACGGGGAGCCTGTGCGGGACAAGGAATCTGTACGGGCCGGAGCGTCTGCCACGGCCGGAGCGCCGCTGCGGGCCGGCCGGCGGGTCGCGGTGCTGGCGGCCGGGCTCGGGGTGGTGACGGCGCTGGCCGGTCCGCTCGCGTACACCCTCAATACGGTCGACACGCCCAAGGGCGGGTCGATCATCACGGCCGGCCCCTCGGTGCGGGGCGGCATGGGCGGGCCCGGTGGCGGCTTCCCCGGCGGCCGGCCGCCCGGCATGTGGCGCGGCACCAACGGCGGTACGGCGGGGGGCGCGCCGGGCGGCGGCCAGGGCGGCCAGGGCGCGGGCGGCCCCCAAGGCACCAACCAGGCCACCCGGCAGGGCAACAACCAGCCCGGCAACCGGGTCGGCAACCAGCCCAACAACCGGGGCCGGCTCCCGGGGCAGGGCGCCGGCCGGCCGGGCTTCCCCGGCGGTGCGGGCGGGCCGGGCGGCCTCGGCGAGCGGGGCGCCGGCCGGATGGGCGGCATGGGCGGACTGCTCAACGGCAGCAAGGTCAGCGACCGGGCCAAGGCGCTGCTGGAGAAGGACGCGGGGGACTACACCTGGGCCGCCGCGGCCATCGGCGCGCAGAATGCGGCGAGCTATCAACTCGCCACCCAGAAGCCGGTGATGGCGATCGGCGGATTCAACGGGAGCGACCCGTCGCCGACCCTCGCCCAGTTCCAGGCCTATGTCGCGGACGGGAAGATCCACTACTTCATCGCGGGCGGGCGGGGCGGCCCCGGCGGCGGCCAGGGCGGCGGCCAGGGCGGCTCGTCGAAGATCACGGCGTGGGTGACGAAGACCTTCAAGAAGGTCACCGTCGGCAGCGCCACCTTCTACGACCTGACCCGGAAGGCCTGA
- a CDS encoding MFS transporter, with amino-acid sequence MSSVASDATSTALQPPGRSATRWLTLAVICLAQLTVILDNTVLNVAIPSLTEDLGATTADVQWMINAYSLVQSGLLLTAGNSADRYGRKKMLVVGLSLFGVASLGAALAQSPGQLVAARAGMGIGGALLVTTTLAVVMQIFDDEERPRAIGIWSSVNSLGFAAGPLIGGSLLDHFWWGSLFLVNLPVAVIALTAVVFLVPESSSRGGAPLDLLGALLSVIGMVGVVFAIISGPMDGWLSGRVLISAAIGVIGLAAFALWELHVPHPMLDMHFFRNRRFIGAVSGGILVAFGMGGSMFLLTQHLQLVLGYGPLDAGLRMAPLAVTVILINFTGLGARLIPRFGTPGMIVSGMSLLAAGLAAVSLMGGAGYGGMLLGLVVMGVGIALAMPTMANAIMSAIPPAKAGVGAGVNGTLMEFGQGLGVAVLGAVLNSRFVALLPAAAAGAGSLSAALARTRTDAERTAVHDAFASGIGTSQLVGAAAVFLGGLVAAVLLRRAERTGQEAEPLAAPPGSQPAAAAAE; translated from the coding sequence ATGTCCTCCGTGGCCTCCGACGCCACCTCCACCGCCCTCCAGCCACCGGGCCGGTCCGCCACCCGGTGGCTGACCCTCGCCGTCATCTGCCTCGCCCAGCTGACGGTCATCCTCGACAACACCGTCCTGAACGTCGCCATCCCCTCCCTCACCGAGGACCTGGGCGCGACCACCGCCGACGTCCAGTGGATGATCAACGCGTATTCGCTGGTCCAGTCCGGCCTGCTGCTCACCGCGGGCAATTCCGCCGACCGCTACGGCCGTAAGAAGATGCTGGTCGTCGGCCTGTCGCTGTTCGGGGTCGCCTCGCTCGGCGCCGCGCTCGCCCAGTCGCCCGGCCAGCTCGTCGCCGCCCGCGCCGGCATGGGTATCGGCGGCGCCCTGCTGGTGACCACCACCCTCGCCGTCGTCATGCAGATCTTCGACGACGAGGAGCGCCCCCGGGCCATCGGCATCTGGAGCTCGGTCAACTCCCTCGGCTTCGCCGCCGGCCCGCTGATCGGCGGTTCGCTGCTCGACCACTTCTGGTGGGGCTCGCTGTTCCTGGTCAACCTCCCCGTCGCGGTGATCGCGCTGACCGCCGTCGTCTTCCTGGTGCCCGAGTCCAGCAGCCGCGGCGGTGCCCCCCTCGACCTGCTGGGCGCCCTGCTGTCCGTGATCGGCATGGTCGGAGTGGTCTTTGCGATCATCTCCGGGCCGATGGACGGCTGGCTGTCCGGCCGGGTGCTGATCTCCGCCGCCATCGGTGTCATCGGGCTCGCCGCCTTCGCGCTGTGGGAACTGCACGTCCCGCATCCGATGCTGGATATGCACTTCTTCCGCAACCGCCGGTTCATCGGCGCCGTCTCGGGCGGCATCCTCGTCGCCTTCGGGATGGGCGGCTCGATGTTCCTGCTCACCCAGCATCTCCAACTGGTACTGGGCTATGGCCCGCTGGATGCGGGACTGCGGATGGCGCCGCTCGCCGTGACGGTCATCCTGATCAACTTCACCGGGCTGGGCGCCCGTCTGATCCCCCGGTTCGGCACCCCCGGAATGATCGTCTCGGGGATGTCGCTGCTCGCGGCCGGCCTGGCCGCCGTCTCCCTGATGGGCGGCGCCGGCTACGGCGGCATGCTGCTCGGCCTGGTCGTGATGGGCGTCGGTATCGCGCTCGCGATGCCCACGATGGCCAACGCCATCATGTCCGCGATCCCGCCGGCCAAGGCCGGAGTGGGGGCCGGAGTCAACGGCACACTGATGGAATTCGGCCAGGGTCTCGGCGTCGCCGTCCTCGGTGCGGTCCTCAACTCCCGCTTCGTGGCGCTGCTTCCGGCGGCGGCCGCGGGTGCCGGGTCGCTGTCCGCGGCACTCGCCCGCACCCGAACGGACGCCGAACGGACCGCCGTCCACGACGCCTTCGCGTCCGGCATCGGCACCAGCCAGCTGGTCGGCGCGGCCGCGGTGTTCCTCGGCGGGCTGGTCGCGGCCGTCCTGCTGCGCCGGGCGGAGCGCACCGGCCAGGAGGCGGAGCCGCTCGCAGCGCCTCCCGGTTCGCAACCGGCCGCTGCCGCGGCGGAATAG
- a CDS encoding TetR/AcrR family transcriptional regulator has product MAATDDRARKRPNSVWLTERPPLKRKAEQPAGLDLDKIVAATVRLLDAEGLSKFSMRRLAAELGVTAMSVYWYVDTKDDLLELAVDAVAGEMDLPDESDAGADWRDQLRTLAFGYRDMLLGHPWAARLLGEFINIGPYSTAFSNATQRVMRRSGLAADQASGALASLFHFVYGFSTIRATHEARCRAADMSLDDYFEQVVAALSDRPEFAEMLEPSTRVGEVRRGRSVVEMLDRDFAFALDLQIAGIEAMRDRPEG; this is encoded by the coding sequence ATGGCAGCGACGGACGACCGCGCCAGGAAGCGGCCGAACAGCGTCTGGCTGACCGAACGGCCCCCGCTCAAACGGAAGGCGGAGCAGCCGGCCGGACTCGACCTCGACAAGATCGTCGCGGCGACGGTCCGGCTGCTGGACGCCGAGGGCCTGTCGAAGTTCTCGATGCGCAGGCTCGCCGCCGAGCTCGGCGTCACCGCGATGTCCGTGTACTGGTACGTCGACACCAAGGACGACCTGCTGGAACTGGCCGTGGACGCGGTGGCCGGAGAGATGGACCTGCCCGACGAGTCGGACGCCGGCGCCGACTGGCGCGACCAGCTGCGCACGCTCGCCTTCGGCTACCGCGACATGCTGCTGGGCCACCCCTGGGCGGCCCGGCTGCTGGGCGAGTTCATCAACATCGGCCCGTATTCGACGGCCTTCTCCAACGCCACCCAGCGGGTGATGCGGCGCAGCGGCCTGGCAGCAGACCAGGCGTCCGGTGCGCTGGCGTCCCTCTTCCACTTCGTCTACGGCTTCTCGACGATCCGGGCCACCCACGAGGCCCGCTGCCGCGCCGCCGACATGAGCCTCGACGACTACTTCGAGCAGGTCGTCGCCGCGCTCTCGGACCGGCCGGAGTTCGCCGAGATGCTGGAGCCGTCCACCCGGGTCGGCGAGGTCCGCCGGGGCCGCAGCGTGGTGGAAATGCTGGACCGGGACTTCGCGTTCGCCCTCGATCTCCAGATCGCGGGGATCGAGGCGATGCGGGACCGGCCGGAGGGCTGA
- a CDS encoding YceI family protein — translation MTSTGAGAAGLRAQVRTRDGWAVQHAVLTVTDMTGAQVLRAAADDEGAVRSEQPLPAGPYTVIVTAVGYAPVASTAIVTASGRMDVGSVVLARQGGAELPPPGAWTIDPMHSTVAAVAQHLGISSVHGRFTEFSGRIEIAEDLSASQVEAAIKATSIDTGNGMRDGHLRSEDFLNVEEFPEITYRSSGLAPAGPDRWTVHGELSLHGVVRPVDLDLSYLGTGPDPWGGVRAAFRATAELRREDFKMNYNQVVAAGIAAIGTTLKVELDIQAVQGEILPMG, via the coding sequence ATGACTTCGACGGGCGCGGGAGCTGCGGGACTGAGGGCCCAGGTCCGCACACGGGACGGCTGGGCGGTCCAGCACGCCGTGCTGACCGTCACCGATATGACGGGCGCACAGGTGCTGCGCGCAGCGGCGGACGACGAGGGTGCCGTCCGCAGCGAACAGCCGCTGCCCGCCGGCCCTTACACGGTCATCGTGACGGCCGTCGGCTATGCACCGGTCGCCTCCACCGCGATCGTGACGGCGAGCGGCCGGATGGACGTCGGCAGTGTCGTCCTGGCCCGGCAGGGCGGGGCCGAGCTGCCGCCGCCCGGCGCCTGGACCATCGACCCGATGCACTCGACGGTCGCCGCGGTCGCCCAGCACCTGGGGATCTCCAGCGTGCACGGCCGGTTCACCGAGTTCAGCGGCCGGATCGAGATCGCCGAGGACCTGTCCGCCTCGCAGGTCGAGGCGGCCATCAAGGCCACGTCGATCGACACCGGCAACGGTATGCGCGACGGGCATCTGCGCTCCGAGGATTTCCTGAACGTCGAGGAGTTCCCGGAGATCACCTACCGCAGCTCGGGCCTGGCACCGGCCGGCCCGGACCGCTGGACGGTGCACGGCGAGCTGTCGCTGCACGGGGTCGTACGCCCGGTGGACCTCGACCTGAGCTACCTCGGCACCGGCCCCGACCCGTGGGGCGGGGTGCGCGCCGCCTTCCGCGCCACCGCGGAGCTGCGCCGCGAGGACTTCAAGATGAACTACAACCAGGTCGTCGCGGCCGGTATCGCGGCGATCGGCACCACCCTGAAGGTCGAACTGGACATCCAGGCGGTGCAGGGGGAGATCCTGCCGATGGGGTGA
- a CDS encoding MFS transporter translates to MATTTPAGVRGGHARHGGGHHHASDGAPMTHRQIMEALSGLLLGMFVAILSSTIVSNALPEIIHDLDGGQSAYTWVVTASLLAMTATTPLWGKLSDLFSKKLLVQFALIIYVAGSVVAGLSQNTGMLIACRVVQGIGVGGLSALAQIVMAAMISPRERGRYSGYLGATFAVATVGGPLLGGVITDTDWLGWRWCFYVGVPFAIIALIVLQKTLKLPVVRREGVKVDWAGAFFISAAVSLLLVWVTLAGDKYDWMSWQTAAMVGGAVVLGAIFVFVETKAKEPIIPLRLFRNKTITLASVASLFVGIAMFSGTVFFSQYFQLARGKSPTMSGVMTIPMIAGLFVSSTVSGQIITKTGRWKAWLVSGGVLVTAGLGLLGTIRYDTEYWHIAIFMALMGLGIGMMMQNLVLATQNQVAPEDLGSASSVVTFFRSLGGAVGVSALGAVLANRVTHYVKDGLADLGPKAAKAAAHGAGNSGGGIPDLDALPAPLRTVMESAYGHGVGDVFLYAAPCALLAFLFTLFIKEVALKTRGGLSQSAESAQAAATPSDAVVPDPAAAAALEELEPALVGAPSVASDDDVHTPSWAQPAAAPATQPLAAYASAGGGGTTPTGSAIHGFVRNAEGHPVPRSAVTLISLSGRQLGRAVAQANGSYALDAPGAGSYVLIAAADGHQPQASTVVVGDQPYGYDILLSGTSGLGGQVRSAATGEPVDGAMVVVTDVRGEVLATGRTGAEGYFSFDELAPGTFTVAVNAANHRPAALPVEIGGQGTTRIEIELLSGARVQGIVRAGGPDGARRPLPDARVTLVDAAGNVVATSTTGEDGAYAFTDLDAGDYTVIASGYPPVATGLVVDARGVDGYDVELAHPGD, encoded by the coding sequence ATGGCTACGACCACACCAGCCGGTGTGCGGGGCGGCCACGCCAGGCATGGAGGCGGACACCACCACGCCTCCGACGGGGCCCCTATGACGCACCGTCAGATCATGGAGGCGCTCTCCGGGCTGCTGCTCGGCATGTTCGTCGCCATTCTGTCGTCGACGATCGTCTCCAACGCGCTGCCCGAGATCATTCATGACCTCGACGGCGGACAGAGCGCCTACACCTGGGTCGTCACCGCCTCGCTGCTCGCGATGACCGCGACCACCCCGCTGTGGGGCAAGCTCTCCGACCTGTTCAGCAAGAAGCTGCTGGTGCAGTTCGCGCTGATCATCTACGTCGCGGGCTCGGTCGTGGCCGGTCTCTCGCAGAACACCGGCATGCTGATCGCCTGCCGTGTGGTGCAGGGCATAGGCGTGGGCGGTCTGTCCGCCCTGGCCCAGATCGTGATGGCCGCGATGATCTCGCCGCGCGAACGCGGCCGGTACAGCGGATACCTCGGCGCCACCTTCGCCGTCGCCACCGTCGGCGGGCCGCTGCTCGGCGGTGTCATCACCGACACCGACTGGCTCGGCTGGCGCTGGTGCTTCTACGTCGGTGTGCCGTTCGCGATCATCGCGCTGATCGTGCTCCAGAAGACCCTGAAGCTGCCCGTCGTCAGGCGCGAGGGCGTCAAGGTCGACTGGGCGGGCGCCTTCTTCATCAGCGCGGCGGTCTCGCTGCTGCTGGTGTGGGTGACGCTGGCCGGTGACAAGTACGACTGGATGTCGTGGCAGACCGCCGCGATGGTCGGCGGCGCGGTCGTGCTCGGCGCGATCTTCGTCTTCGTCGAGACCAAGGCCAAGGAGCCGATCATCCCGTTGCGGCTGTTCCGCAACAAGACGATCACCCTGGCGTCGGTGGCCTCGCTGTTCGTCGGTATCGCGATGTTCTCCGGCACCGTGTTCTTCAGCCAGTACTTCCAGCTGGCGCGTGGCAAGTCGCCGACGATGTCCGGTGTGATGACGATCCCGATGATCGCCGGTCTGTTCGTCTCCTCGACCGTCTCGGGCCAGATCATCACCAAGACCGGCCGCTGGAAGGCCTGGCTGGTCTCCGGTGGCGTGCTGGTCACCGCGGGTCTCGGCCTGCTGGGCACCATCCGCTACGACACCGAGTACTGGCACATCGCGATCTTCATGGCCCTGATGGGTCTGGGCATCGGCATGATGATGCAGAACCTGGTGCTCGCCACGCAGAACCAGGTGGCGCCCGAGGACCTCGGTTCCGCCTCGTCCGTCGTGACCTTCTTCCGTTCCCTCGGTGGTGCGGTGGGTGTCTCGGCCCTCGGTGCGGTGCTCGCCAACCGCGTCACCCACTACGTCAAGGACGGCCTGGCCGACCTCGGCCCCAAGGCCGCCAAGGCCGCCGCCCACGGCGCCGGCAACAGCGGCGGGGGCATCCCGGACCTGGACGCCCTCCCGGCGCCGCTGCGCACCGTCATGGAGAGCGCCTACGGCCACGGTGTCGGCGATGTGTTCCTCTACGCGGCGCCCTGCGCGCTGCTCGCCTTCCTCTTCACCCTGTTCATCAAGGAGGTCGCGTTGAAGACGCGTGGCGGACTGTCCCAGAGCGCCGAGAGTGCCCAGGCCGCGGCCACCCCGTCGGATGCCGTCGTCCCGGACCCCGCCGCCGCCGCGGCGCTCGAGGAGCTGGAGCCCGCCCTGGTGGGCGCCCCCTCGGTCGCCTCCGACGACGACGTGCACACGCCCTCCTGGGCGCAGCCGGCCGCCGCGCCGGCCACCCAGCCGCTGGCGGCGTACGCCTCGGCCGGTGGCGGTGGCACCACCCCGACCGGTTCCGCGATCCACGGCTTCGTGCGCAATGCGGAGGGCCACCCCGTACCGCGCTCCGCGGTGACGCTGATCTCGCTCAGCGGGCGTCAGCTGGGCCGCGCGGTCGCCCAGGCGAACGGCTCGTACGCGCTCGACGCCCCCGGCGCCGGTTCGTACGTGCTGATCGCCGCGGCCGACGGCCACCAGCCGCAGGCGTCCACGGTCGTCGTCGGCGACCAGCCGTACGGCTACGACATCCTGCTCAGCGGCACCAGCGGCCTCGGCGGCCAGGTCCGCAGCGCGGCCACCGGCGAGCCGGTCGACGGTGCGATGGTCGTCGTCACCGATGTCCGCGGCGAGGTGCTGGCCACCGGAAGGACCGGCGCCGAGGGCTACTTCTCCTTCGACGAGCTGGCGCCCGGGACCTTCACCGTCGCCGTGAACGCCGCGAACCACCGCCCGGCCGCACTGCCGGTCGAGATCGGCGGCCAGGGCACGACCCGGATCGAGATCGAGCTGCTGTCCGGCGCGCGGGTGCAGGGCATCGTGCGGGCGGGCGGCCCGGACGGCGCCCGCCGCCCGCTGCCCGACGCCCGGGTCACGCTGGTGGACGCGGCGGGCAACGTCGTGGCCACCTCGACGACCGGCGAGGACGGCGCCTACGCCTTCACCGACCTGGACGCCGGCGACTACACGGTCATCGCGAGCGGCTACCCGCCGGTCGCCACCGGCCTCGTGGTCGATGCCCGCGGGGTCGACGGCTACGACGTCGAGCTCGCCCACCCCGGGGACTGA
- a CDS encoding MarR family winged helix-turn-helix transcriptional regulator yields the protein MAAHSQYEELARQLSAIGAVKREMGRMLPQDCPPASAGVLTLLDRHGEMRMSQLAELLAIDMSVTSRHVAHAAERGWIERKPDPADKRSRLLRLTPSGTALLEELAERYTATLARYLDDWTDTDVGHLVELLARLRTSFGDCRTRAHHDSTTRTPAG from the coding sequence GTGGCCGCCCACAGTCAGTACGAGGAGCTGGCCAGGCAACTCAGCGCCATCGGTGCCGTCAAGCGCGAAATGGGGCGGATGCTGCCCCAGGACTGCCCGCCCGCTTCGGCCGGGGTGCTCACCCTTCTCGACCGGCACGGCGAGATGCGGATGAGCCAGCTCGCCGAGCTGCTCGCCATCGACATGTCGGTGACCAGCCGGCATGTCGCCCACGCCGCCGAGCGTGGCTGGATCGAGCGGAAGCCCGATCCCGCGGACAAGCGGTCACGGCTGCTGCGCCTGACCCCGAGCGGCACGGCACTCCTGGAGGAGCTCGCCGAGCGCTACACCGCAACGCTCGCCCGGTACTTGGACGACTGGACCGACACCGACGTCGGACACCTCGTCGAACTGCTCGCCAGGCTCCGCACGAGCTTCGGCGACTGCCGCACCCGGGCGCATCACGACTCCACCACCCGTACACCCGCAGGATGA
- a CDS encoding amidase domain-containing protein, giving the protein MPLECPAPNAAADKQQAYNDIVAVREQALRQATEADEKTAAELYRLAGTVGISGPDKALKEQNRASHVEMDMLAADIPKANTDPAAVRAWWNGLSEKQQYDMMRAEPVKLAQLDGIPENAKREMRGTDGKFDRVKMVEYALENWNKKDPIQFDNNCTNFVSQARPRRHAEKDRPLVRVPGRRHMGKHRRHRHRLGRREPLLLPDLGRSGEPAELHAQARWGGSPAVPGAPPPGNSVSASTDCGKHCGSRRAGAGA; this is encoded by the coding sequence ATGCCTCTCGAGTGCCCCGCCCCGAACGCGGCCGCGGACAAGCAGCAGGCGTACAACGACATCGTCGCCGTGCGCGAACAGGCCCTGCGGCAGGCGACGGAAGCGGACGAAAAGACAGCGGCCGAGCTGTACCGCCTGGCAGGCACTGTCGGCATCAGCGGCCCGGACAAGGCACTCAAAGAGCAGAACCGCGCCTCGCATGTCGAGATGGACATGCTCGCCGCCGACATCCCGAAGGCGAACACCGACCCGGCCGCGGTACGTGCCTGGTGGAACGGGCTGAGCGAGAAACAGCAGTACGACATGATGCGGGCCGAGCCCGTAAAACTCGCGCAGTTGGATGGCATCCCCGAGAACGCGAAGCGTGAAATGCGCGGCACGGACGGGAAGTTCGACCGGGTGAAGATGGTGGAGTACGCGCTGGAGAACTGGAACAAGAAGGACCCGATCCAGTTCGACAACAACTGCACCAACTTCGTCTCCCAGGCGCGACCACGCAGGCATGCAGAAAAAGATCGACCCTTGGTCAGGGTCCCGGGGCGACGACACATGGGGAAACACCGGCGGCATCGGCATCGACTCGGTCGACGCGAGCCTTTACTACTCCCAGACCTGGGCCGGAGCGGAGAACCAGCAGAACTTCATGCTCAAGCACGGTGGGGAGGAAGTCCCGCAGTACCGGGCGCGCCACCGCCCGGGAACTCCGTTTCTGCGTCCACCGACTGTGGGAAGCACTGCGGGTCGCGGCGAGCAGGGGCGGGCGCGTGA
- a CDS encoding amidohydrolase family protein — protein sequence MENERHHTPRLLLRGGLVIDTAPHPVVHPHTDVLIEEGRIAAVGPDLPLDDSDPGLEVIDARSMVVLPGFVDAHRHLWQGVLRSAAVDASLDGYFSRVLGELAGRFTPADVHTGNLLGALDCLDSGITTVQDFSHVQYSPEHTAAAVEALEEAGIRAVFGYGYPVFDESARQADWVRKARTAHFPSRGARVTMALAPVGPSFTPPEAVREDWLLARELGLPVAVHVSAGPVAMRPVSALREQGLLTAGTLYVHGNSLPDSELRLIAESGGAVAITPAIEASMRFGAPMAGRLRRAGITTGLGADAVTSAPGDMFSQMRAALMSSHFDGDGDGDGDGDGANGGFALKAADVLRMATAEGAAALGLGEEVGSLGVGKRADLVLLRADALNLAPVAHDPVGAVVTAAHPGNVDTVLVDGRAVKRDGRLLYANLGGVLAEAHRAAERLVAPGSR from the coding sequence ATGGAAAACGAGCGCCACCACACACCGCGACTGCTTCTGCGCGGCGGCCTGGTCATCGACACCGCCCCCCACCCCGTCGTCCACCCGCACACCGACGTCCTCATCGAGGAGGGCCGGATCGCCGCCGTGGGCCCCGACCTGCCCCTCGACGACTCCGATCCCGGCCTGGAGGTGATCGACGCCCGCTCGATGGTCGTGCTGCCCGGGTTCGTCGACGCCCACCGGCATCTGTGGCAGGGGGTGCTGCGGTCCGCCGCGGTCGACGCGAGCCTGGACGGCTACTTCAGCCGGGTCCTCGGTGAGCTCGCCGGCCGCTTCACGCCCGCCGACGTGCACACCGGCAATCTCCTGGGCGCGCTGGACTGCCTGGACTCGGGGATCACCACCGTCCAGGACTTCTCCCACGTCCAGTACTCGCCGGAGCACACCGCAGCCGCCGTCGAGGCGCTCGAGGAAGCGGGGATCCGTGCCGTCTTCGGCTACGGCTACCCCGTCTTCGACGAGTCCGCCCGGCAGGCCGACTGGGTCCGCAAGGCCCGCACCGCGCACTTCCCGTCGCGCGGTGCGCGGGTCACGATGGCCCTGGCCCCGGTCGGCCCCTCCTTCACGCCACCGGAGGCCGTACGGGAGGACTGGCTGCTCGCCCGCGAGCTGGGGCTGCCCGTCGCCGTCCATGTGAGCGCCGGGCCGGTGGCGATGCGGCCGGTCAGCGCCCTCCGGGAACAGGGGCTGCTCACCGCCGGCACCCTGTATGTGCACGGCAATTCGCTGCCCGACTCCGAGCTGCGGCTGATCGCCGAGTCCGGCGGGGCGGTGGCGATCACGCCGGCGATCGAGGCCTCGATGCGGTTCGGCGCACCGATGGCGGGACGGCTGCGCCGGGCGGGCATCACCACGGGGCTGGGCGCGGACGCGGTCACCTCGGCGCCGGGTGACATGTTCTCCCAGATGCGCGCCGCACTGATGAGCAGCCACTTCGACGGCGACGGAGACGGAGACGGAGACGGAGACGGCGCCAACGGCGGGTTCGCGCTCAAGGCAGCCGATGTGCTGCGCATGGCCACCGCCGAGGGGGCCGCGGCGCTCGGCCTCGGCGAGGAGGTGGGCTCACTGGGCGTCGGCAAGCGCGCCGACCTCGTACTGCTGCGCGCCGACGCACTCAACCTCGCCCCGGTGGCGCACGATCCGGTCGGCGCGGTGGTGACCGCCGCACACCCGGGGAACGTCGATACGGTCCTGGTGGACGGGCGGGCGGTCAAGCGCGACGGGCGGCTGCTGTACGCGAACCTCGGTGGCGTACTGGCCGAGGCACATCGGGCGGCGGAGCGGCTGGTGGCGCCCGGCTCCCGGTAG